A DNA window from Chlamydia felis Fe/C-56 contains the following coding sequences:
- the plsX gene encoding phosphate acyltransferase PlsX, with protein sequence MNVQIGIDLMGGDHSPLVIWEVLIDVLNSTASNSHFSFTAFASHEVQEQILSSCTYKECPKIIASDSFVTMDDSPLSAIRKKSSSMALGLDYLKEDKIDAFISTGNTAALITLSRTKIPVFPTVRRPALLVRVPTMRGCAVILDVGANVSVNPEEMLGFARMGLAYRQCIGEKEHPTIGLLNIGSEERKGTEAHRQTFRILRETFQDSFLGNIESGDVFSGSVDIVVADGFTGNIFLKTAEGVFDFLRHILGDKLESDVKRQLDYTIYPGSMVCGLSKLVIKCHGKACGRSLFNGISGSIDLARARVCQRILSSLS encoded by the coding sequence ATGAACGTGCAAATTGGCATAGATCTAATGGGAGGGGATCACTCTCCTCTCGTTATTTGGGAAGTGCTGATCGATGTACTTAATTCTACGGCTTCGAACTCGCACTTTTCTTTTACTGCTTTCGCCTCTCATGAGGTGCAAGAACAGATACTCAGCAGTTGCACGTATAAGGAGTGTCCTAAGATAATTGCTTCAGACAGCTTTGTTACTATGGATGATTCTCCGCTGTCCGCAATTCGCAAAAAGTCTTCATCCATGGCTTTAGGCTTGGATTATCTTAAAGAGGACAAGATTGACGCCTTTATTTCTACAGGAAACACGGCGGCTTTAATTACCCTATCTCGAACTAAAATACCTGTTTTCCCCACAGTTCGTCGTCCAGCCCTACTTGTTCGCGTTCCTACTATGCGAGGGTGTGCGGTTATATTAGATGTTGGAGCCAATGTTTCTGTGAATCCCGAAGAAATGTTGGGTTTTGCTCGTATGGGGCTAGCCTATCGACAATGTATTGGTGAGAAAGAACACCCCACCATAGGTTTGTTAAATATTGGCTCCGAAGAGCGTAAGGGGACAGAGGCACATAGACAGACATTTCGCATTCTTAGAGAGACTTTTCAGGACTCTTTCTTAGGTAATATTGAAAGTGGAGACGTTTTTAGCGGTAGTGTAGATATTGTTGTAGCGGATGGATTTACAGGAAATATCTTTCTAAAGACTGCAGAAGGGGTTTTTGATTTTCTGCGTCATATCTTAGGGGATAAATTAGAGTCTGATGTTAAACGTCAGTTAGATTATACAATTTATCCTGGTTCAATGGTGTGTGGGCTATCTAAGCTTGTAATCAAGTGTCATGGGAAAGCTTGTGGTAGATCTTTATTTAATGGAATTTCTGGATCTATAGATTTAGCTCGCGCACGTGTTTGTCAGCGAATTTTATCAAGTCTTTCTTAA
- a CDS encoding DUF1548 domain-containing protein has protein sequence MSVFPNPNTLRLPIVSEPYPLSHCERFTTFIQRADYCFLFSKNFRAIGSCLKSPESCWDYLLLTLICVVSILSSLAIYILLIPFKLLILAILCPCQRKPQEISSLPATPKALLPLTELQKTFVEKTKSEILQKVSEEFEPNMATDILSLAPLPSPFLNSLATTTYSKHSCNYKHLTRLIHKLNSWNSGWQIIIHYLTVELKEDTSHPDAQTFPIMMHHLILALEDPKISQEKKRDALREISSYADKCKPTWAESIFRNINNLYNTRSSGRDQILLWLQMFKEQLLSQQQLISQQDEWHQINGLKEAYGEELGLIVDHLNENLSALTLRQTSKTPVNKLKYFVLKNHFEQTYKSSYSELIQYIYDAFLTSPPEIQANIYSFLLSEVANLINLPETGEHFNIVMDCFYDDNCEFQREGIIYLLYIMDIIVSKNT, from the coding sequence ATGAGCGTGTTCCCTAATCCAAATACCCTTCGGCTTCCCATAGTCTCCGAGCCTTACCCTCTTTCGCATTGCGAACGCTTTACGACATTCATCCAACGTGCTGACTACTGTTTCTTATTCTCTAAAAATTTTCGAGCTATAGGTTCTTGCCTAAAATCACCAGAATCTTGTTGGGATTATCTACTCCTAACTCTAATATGCGTGGTTTCTATCCTCTCCTCTCTGGCAATTTACATTCTACTCATCCCTTTTAAATTACTTATTTTAGCAATCTTATGCCCTTGCCAAAGAAAACCCCAAGAAATTTCTTCTCTTCCTGCAACCCCTAAAGCTCTTCTCCCCCTAACCGAACTCCAAAAAACTTTTGTTGAAAAAACAAAAAGCGAGATTCTTCAGAAGGTATCAGAAGAATTTGAACCCAATATGGCGACAGACATCTTAAGTCTAGCTCCTCTACCCTCGCCATTTTTAAATTCTTTAGCAACAACAACATATTCAAAGCATTCATGTAACTACAAACATCTAACAAGGCTAATTCATAAGCTAAATAGCTGGAATTCCGGTTGGCAGATCATCATCCACTATCTTACCGTAGAATTAAAAGAAGATACCTCCCACCCCGACGCACAAACATTCCCTATCATGATGCATCATTTGATCTTAGCTCTGGAAGACCCTAAAATTTCTCAAGAAAAGAAACGCGATGCTCTTCGTGAAATCTCCTCCTACGCAGATAAATGCAAACCTACTTGGGCAGAGTCTATCTTCAGAAATATCAATAATCTCTACAATACACGAAGTTCTGGGAGAGATCAGATACTATTGTGGTTGCAAATGTTTAAAGAGCAACTACTGTCTCAACAACAACTTATTTCTCAGCAAGACGAATGGCACCAAATCAATGGTTTAAAAGAAGCATATGGAGAAGAACTGGGCTTAATTGTTGATCATTTAAATGAGAATCTTTCAGCTCTAACCTTACGTCAGACATCAAAGACTCCTGTGAACAAATTAAAATATTTCGTACTCAAGAACCATTTTGAGCAAACATATAAGTCTTCGTACTCTGAGCTAATACAATACATCTATGATGCATTCTTAACATCACCACCAGAAATACAAGCCAATATTTATAGTTTCCTTCTTAGTGAAGTTGCCAATCTCATCAATTTGCCTGAAACTGGAGAACACTTTAACATAGTAATGGATTGCTTCTACGATGATAATTGCGAATTCCAAAGAGAAGGTATTATCTACCTACTTTACATTATGGATATCATAGTTTCTAAAAACACCTAA
- a CDS encoding polymorphic outer membrane protein middle domain-containing protein — protein MIAKKVSRFQKSAFSHSVVIAILVSTGIVANNHRLYAYESVSEVFLDTTSLSKPPVETTVAGIFGDKKKEKSSEKKNPKKENKEAETHVDTSLLHDISSCVTKILGADVAQSQCLVDVSTLFKTPNSLSWANIHTLPANSEKDGYEVQDPQHGLAFCYKNSSEDSGGKNSPGFLGIALIGAGSKSGLSFSNLSSIASGAAVYSDEDVIFEHFKENLLFEGCASQACGGAVSGRSIALNGCHDVSLLNCKSGVDLTTSGEIADFSKGGGVLNVHKIHGEAHTSRFSNGEVLFLDNSGTFLVKGNCAESANGGSVACAQFVCSLNLGDLSYISNRALSGGAVSSLKSMDFCKNIGTLDFVENCALASSQSSAFLGGGALASGERISFLNNERISCCKNTSKSHGGAFLSRYVRIVESVGDTCFKENSAEFTGGAVSAQNQVEICKNFGSVIFEKNTSKLGGGAIYCLLPEQPYTSSEEPLPGSGDIKIIDNSGAIKFEANENLMNSPETHSHLGGGALYGANILISGNTGEIIFSKNASSQCESNSTHLGGGAIFANERVMVSDNSGAITFSYNSGKFLPLPMPSAEVSEENSSQNAPVESSKLVDLGVRGGGAIFAKSIDIEDNTAAIVFAENSMEIKNNKAQKENPLGGGALFGAEAIGLKNNADLLFSSNHVSGENSSGGAVLSNAVTISDNKKVQFVRNYSQFLGGAICALGDKLSINNNETTISFIGNRTVSAGGAIACAEGEVSISKNLGRVEFKDNLVFGDPYVENLEEGQINTVGHHSGGGAVFAKTAVVIRENNDKVLFSGNTTGCFGGAILTGSLTPAEDQERFASRVVSANTKVVITENVGDVIFSGNSTSAAQHPDHNLFGGGAIYTQDLIINKNEGSVAFYNNYSPRGGAVRISEKGSVILEAVGGDIVFQGNRGAEDASDGIYFSGKESRLVEVSAIGENTVSFSDAIVFEDLTLRKSSESHENILLDPTLIFNSKSKDDSGVTHSGKVRFAYATSKIPQVAVLESGTLVLSDKAQLWLCGLKQEKGSEILLSVGTVLRIFDPNVKSVEKIESPSAKSYYSNYEIEKNPIEKTLADISSIGVDLASFVTNDDGSSPLPPQIIVPKGTTIGSGSLDLSLVDSDGAGYENHALLNKETDLTLISFKSASTISDTPELERILEDINVKVSVPTITEETYGHMGRWSDPQVVDGKLMINWKPTSYKLNPEKDGSIVLNTLWGQYGDLRALKQQQLSHNITAQRMELDFSTNIWGSGMGTFSNCATIAKVDGFTHRAGGYALGLDTQLIEDFLIGGSFAQFFGYTDSQLYSSRSNQSGYLGSGYVGILAGSWLFKGMFIYSDIHNDLNTTYSAQSLGVSKGSWNSRGILADAHVDYRHIVNSRRFISSIVSAVVPFVEAEYTYMDLPAFTETGDEIRSFAEGHLQNVTIPFGLTLEHNYSRGQRSEVNSLSFSYALDVYRWEPKVLINLPVASYSWEGIGSDLARKSIKAQFSNDTEWNSYFSTFLGATYEWREHTVSYDVNCGMRVIF, from the coding sequence ATGATCGCAAAAAAGGTTTCAAGGTTTCAAAAATCTGCATTTTCACATTCCGTAGTTATAGCCATACTGGTTTCCACCGGGATAGTAGCTAATAATCACAGACTGTACGCTTATGAATCTGTTTCAGAGGTATTTTTGGACACGACTTCTTTATCCAAGCCTCCAGTAGAAACTACTGTCGCAGGAATTTTTGGAGATAAGAAAAAAGAGAAATCTTCTGAGAAGAAAAATCCTAAAAAAGAAAATAAAGAAGCTGAAACGCATGTAGATACGTCTCTTCTACATGATATATCTTCATGTGTTACTAAGATTCTAGGAGCGGATGTCGCTCAAAGTCAGTGTTTAGTAGATGTAAGCACCTTATTTAAGACTCCTAATTCACTATCGTGGGCAAACATACACACATTGCCTGCAAATTCTGAGAAAGACGGATACGAAGTACAAGATCCTCAGCACGGGTTGGCTTTTTGCTATAAAAACTCCTCAGAGGATTCTGGAGGCAAAAATAGTCCGGGATTTTTAGGTATAGCTCTTATAGGTGCGGGATCTAAATCAGGACTATCTTTCTCTAATTTGAGTTCTATAGCTTCCGGAGCTGCTGTATACTCAGATGAAGATGTTATTTTTGAGCATTTTAAAGAAAATCTCTTATTTGAAGGCTGTGCATCTCAAGCCTGTGGCGGAGCTGTTTCTGGTCGAAGTATTGCTTTAAATGGTTGTCATGATGTTTCTCTACTTAACTGCAAGAGTGGTGTCGATCTTACAACTTCTGGTGAGATCGCAGATTTTTCTAAAGGAGGCGGAGTTCTTAATGTTCATAAGATACATGGCGAAGCCCACACATCGAGATTTTCTAATGGAGAAGTTTTATTTCTAGATAATTCTGGGACTTTTTTAGTGAAAGGAAACTGTGCAGAGAGTGCTAATGGCGGATCTGTGGCTTGTGCGCAGTTTGTTTGCTCCTTAAATCTTGGTGATCTTTCCTATATTTCCAATCGAGCTCTATCTGGAGGCGCAGTATCTTCTCTTAAGTCTATGGATTTTTGTAAGAATATTGGAACTTTGGATTTTGTAGAAAATTGTGCTTTAGCTTCTTCTCAAAGCTCTGCCTTTTTAGGAGGAGGAGCTTTAGCCTCTGGAGAAAGAATTAGTTTCTTAAACAATGAGAGAATTTCTTGTTGTAAAAACACTTCTAAATCTCATGGAGGAGCGTTTTTATCTAGATATGTAAGAATAGTAGAGAGTGTTGGGGACACTTGTTTTAAGGAAAACTCTGCCGAGTTTACAGGTGGAGCTGTGAGTGCTCAAAATCAGGTGGAAATCTGCAAGAATTTTGGAAGCGTTATTTTTGAAAAAAACACATCTAAACTTGGGGGTGGGGCTATTTATTGCTTGCTTCCTGAACAGCCTTATACAAGTTCTGAAGAGCCGTTACCAGGATCAGGTGATATTAAAATTATCGATAATTCAGGTGCTATCAAATTTGAGGCTAACGAGAATCTCATGAATTCTCCAGAGACTCATAGCCATCTTGGTGGTGGTGCTCTTTATGGAGCGAATATTTTGATTTCTGGAAATACAGGAGAAATTATTTTTTCTAAGAATGCTTCTAGTCAATGTGAATCCAATAGTACACATCTTGGTGGAGGAGCGATTTTTGCTAATGAAAGAGTTATGGTTTCAGATAATTCTGGAGCAATTACCTTTTCTTATAATAGTGGAAAATTTCTCCCTCTTCCAATGCCTTCTGCAGAGGTTTCTGAAGAAAATAGCTCTCAAAATGCTCCTGTAGAATCTTCTAAACTCGTAGATTTGGGAGTCCGTGGTGGAGGAGCGATTTTTGCTAAGAGCATAGACATCGAAGATAACACTGCAGCGATAGTCTTTGCTGAAAATTCCATGGAAATAAAGAATAATAAAGCTCAAAAAGAGAATCCTTTAGGAGGAGGAGCTTTATTCGGAGCAGAAGCTATTGGTTTGAAAAATAACGCAGATTTATTGTTTTCCAGTAACCATGTTTCTGGTGAGAATAGTAGTGGTGGGGCTGTTTTATCTAATGCAGTAACCATTTCCGATAACAAAAAAGTTCAGTTTGTCCGCAACTATTCACAATTTCTTGGTGGGGCTATTTGTGCTCTAGGAGACAAATTAAGCATCAACAATAACGAGACCACAATTTCCTTCATCGGCAACAGAACAGTTTCCGCAGGCGGAGCTATTGCTTGTGCTGAGGGAGAGGTATCTATTTCTAAGAACTTGGGAAGGGTAGAATTTAAGGATAACTTAGTTTTTGGCGATCCCTATGTTGAGAATCTGGAAGAAGGACAAATTAATACGGTAGGACATCATAGTGGAGGCGGGGCTGTCTTTGCTAAAACTGCGGTAGTTATTCGTGAAAATAACGATAAAGTGCTTTTCTCAGGAAATACTACAGGGTGTTTCGGTGGAGCTATTTTAACTGGTTCTTTAACTCCAGCAGAAGATCAAGAGCGTTTTGCTTCTAGAGTGGTGAGTGCTAATACCAAAGTGGTCATTACTGAAAATGTCGGAGATGTGATCTTTTCTGGGAATAGCACCTCAGCGGCGCAACATCCTGACCACAATTTATTCGGTGGGGGTGCAATCTATACCCAAGATCTGATCATTAATAAAAATGAAGGTTCTGTAGCTTTTTATAACAACTATTCCCCTAGAGGTGGAGCTGTTCGTATTAGTGAAAAAGGATCGGTAATCCTAGAAGCTGTAGGAGGCGATATTGTTTTCCAGGGAAATAGAGGTGCTGAAGATGCCTCTGATGGAATTTACTTTTCTGGGAAAGAATCGAGATTAGTTGAGGTTTCTGCCATTGGTGAAAATACCGTAAGCTTTTCGGATGCTATTGTTTTCGAGGACTTAACTTTACGAAAGAGCTCGGAATCTCATGAGAACATTTTACTTGATCCTACTTTAATATTTAATTCTAAGTCGAAAGACGATTCCGGAGTGACTCATTCTGGAAAAGTTCGCTTTGCTTATGCGACATCTAAAATTCCTCAGGTAGCTGTTTTAGAATCTGGGACTTTAGTTTTATCTGATAAAGCTCAGTTATGGTTATGTGGTTTAAAACAGGAAAAAGGTAGTGAAATTCTACTTTCAGTAGGAACAGTACTACGTATTTTTGATCCTAATGTCAAATCTGTAGAGAAAATAGAAAGCCCTTCTGCGAAATCTTATTATAGTAATTACGAGATAGAGAAAAATCCTATTGAGAAAACCTTAGCGGATATTAGTAGTATAGGCGTAGATTTAGCTTCGTTTGTTACTAACGATGATGGCTCATCACCGTTACCACCACAAATTATTGTTCCTAAGGGGACAACAATTGGTTCAGGATCTTTAGATTTAAGTCTCGTGGATTCAGATGGAGCTGGTTATGAAAACCATGCTTTATTAAATAAAGAGACAGATCTTACTTTGATTTCGTTTAAGAGTGCCTCTACAATATCAGATACTCCCGAGCTAGAGCGAATTTTAGAAGATATAAATGTTAAAGTTTCTGTCCCAACAATAACAGAAGAAACCTATGGGCATATGGGAAGATGGTCCGATCCTCAGGTTGTTGATGGTAAATTAATGATCAATTGGAAGCCTACCAGTTATAAGTTAAATCCTGAGAAAGATGGGTCTATAGTATTGAATACCTTATGGGGACAGTACGGAGATTTGCGAGCTTTAAAGCAACAACAGTTGTCTCACAATATTACCGCACAAAGGATGGAATTGGATTTCTCAACGAACATTTGGGGATCTGGTATGGGAACATTTTCCAATTGTGCAACGATTGCTAAAGTAGATGGTTTTACACATCGTGCTGGAGGCTATGCTCTAGGTTTAGATACGCAGTTGATCGAAGACTTTTTAATTGGGGGAAGCTTCGCGCAATTCTTCGGTTATACAGATAGCCAATTGTATTCTTCTCGTAGTAACCAAAGTGGCTATTTAGGCTCTGGATATGTAGGAATTTTGGCAGGTTCTTGGTTATTTAAAGGTATGTTTATCTACAGTGATATTCATAATGACTTGAATACAACGTACTCCGCACAATCTTTAGGTGTGTCTAAAGGGTCTTGGAATAGCCGAGGAATCTTAGCAGATGCTCATGTGGATTATCGTCATATTGTAAACTCTCGCAGATTTATCTCTTCTATAGTCTCTGCTGTTGTTCCTTTTGTAGAGGCTGAATATACCTATATGGATCTTCCTGCTTTTACAGAGACCGGAGATGAAATAAGATCTTTTGCTGAAGGACATTTACAAAATGTTACAATTCCTTTTGGATTGACTTTAGAGCATAACTACTCTCGAGGACAACGTTCTGAGGTCAATAGCTTGAGTTTTTCCTATGCTCTTGATGTTTATCGTTGGGAACCTAAAGTTCTTATTAACCTACCAGTAGCATCCTATTCTTGGGAAGGGATCGGCTCAGATCTTGCTAGAAAATCGATAAAAGCTCAGTTTAGTAATGATACTGAGTGGAACTCGTATTTTAGTACGTTCTTAGGGGCCACTTATGAATGGAGAGAACATACGGTGTCTTATGATGTGAATTGCGGTATGCGGGTAATATTCTAG
- a CDS encoding DUF1548 domain-containing protein, whose amino-acid sequence MATILSNGFPVYSVNIIPKESLKQTLQTYAESIRYHVLYLFIKTRLLRLSQSTGTLAPCQTMLISILAAISSAIFILFLYPIKLIILSVSLCLKDPKIPATSPIKAFVRKLQDICTKTLYINSDTLHETPESSPFLKTFLVPETASWKCLNLEHEILKLFPTIPMPWAKIITHIHAKYLKNRNTSSTQEVSYEGSLYYSTMQKLTATLQDPTISTQRKQDLLNYIGSYACACPPTWIEVTFRELVEIYNKQDTGINHVLFCVQMFKENLLQFITNRSSEEWHHIAGFKHYHGRSLGLNMDALARIQFTSHLILKKQALYNRLYKRFLSHYRASVKNLIEYIRDQISESSQELKNSLSSYLCETMRAFQLPEHEIPSVLSSLFYDTQLELNSTGITFILLMQGILTTGPQTTLEKIMCRP is encoded by the coding sequence ATGGCAACCATTCTCTCTAACGGTTTTCCTGTCTACTCTGTAAACATTATCCCTAAGGAATCTTTAAAACAAACCCTGCAGACATATGCAGAGAGCATTCGGTATCATGTGTTATATCTTTTTATAAAAACAAGACTTTTGAGATTATCGCAAAGTACAGGAACTCTAGCCCCCTGTCAGACAATGCTAATTTCTATCCTAGCAGCGATCTCTAGTGCAATTTTCATTTTATTTCTCTATCCTATAAAATTAATCATCTTATCTGTCAGTCTGTGTCTAAAAGATCCTAAAATACCTGCTACATCTCCCATAAAAGCTTTCGTACGTAAACTACAGGACATATGTACAAAAACACTCTATATTAACTCTGATACTCTCCATGAAACTCCCGAATCCTCTCCCTTCCTAAAAACCTTCTTAGTCCCAGAAACAGCCTCTTGGAAATGTCTTAATTTAGAACATGAGATACTCAAGTTGTTCCCCACCATTCCTATGCCGTGGGCAAAGATCATTACTCATATTCACGCCAAGTATCTAAAAAACAGAAACACTTCTTCTACACAAGAAGTATCATACGAAGGATCCCTTTATTACTCTACGATGCAAAAGCTAACAGCAACGTTGCAAGACCCTACGATTTCCACACAAAGAAAACAAGACCTCCTAAACTATATTGGATCCTACGCATGTGCGTGTCCTCCTACATGGATTGAGGTTACATTCCGAGAGTTAGTAGAAATCTATAACAAACAAGACACGGGTATCAACCATGTCCTATTTTGTGTACAGATGTTCAAAGAAAATCTTTTACAATTTATTACTAACCGTTCTTCGGAAGAGTGGCACCATATAGCGGGTTTCAAGCATTACCACGGACGCTCTCTAGGATTAAATATGGATGCTCTAGCCCGCATTCAATTTACAAGCCACCTAATCTTAAAAAAGCAAGCCCTCTATAACCGGTTATACAAAAGGTTCCTTTCCCATTACAGGGCCTCCGTCAAAAATCTCATTGAATATATTCGCGATCAAATCTCCGAATCTTCTCAAGAATTGAAAAACTCCCTATCGTCGTATCTCTGTGAAACGATGAGGGCATTCCAACTCCCAGAACATGAAATTCCTTCTGTTCTCTCCTCACTATTTTATGACACACAGTTGGAGTTAAACTCCACCGGGATTACCTTCATTTTACTCATGCAAGGAATTTTAACCACGGGACCACAAACAACTCTCGAAAAAATAATGTGTAGACCCTGA
- a CDS encoding DUF1539 domain-containing protein: MDISANTATGRDIDQNLTAREFLNAAYPNADQQVALINGARVNATLLGISLGESDDDVLNLPAAVVFPDLMLGPIARPTSLDLDTSHSLDHHAEILPNIPDEEPISPSDPRYMFLQNNFPEVEPEHYSRHIELLASLAGIEAENFDLLQLPMNAFVPTPAPQPDYQPLSLEEAQERFSDISPEAYADQNNAFIRNLIENSPKRWDFVNRLRNNITSITPSLSLRREWFTILDVIVKKSDPDLEGKETQDLARAYLFKIYSILKNSDVSQERKLELLKYVASYKNSPAHLWLEAMQQELALQKEIDPKTMAFHTEEGACAAGVSGISSRRILLPTLKSKPSTKEFNDYIKLLKNLLSRPVCTEMDNIHLAPTNDEYLESLTRNSPKTWKPIREPLEKRIKELTPNSSIHNAWSRILLVLSTARDRLMSSQEAQALSQSTMYQLLQLLNNPKIPQDKKLSILSNIASYSNRCAPTWVRTTGQELQAIFNANDVSTNIVFSWVQIFKEHLLAQICRDEREWHIMTAFKHQYGAELGLDNTGVFLDTYTRTLASDRYRTKHENYLQEFLNAYETSGEGLVNSALSQALGGSQDQILALRDIILADLTAIGIPEEYRADIMTEVFFPEDNNYNPSREAILYLLLKEGVITAQDRSSTP, from the coding sequence ATGGATATCTCTGCCAACACTGCAACCGGAAGAGACATCGATCAAAATCTCACTGCTAGAGAATTCTTAAATGCAGCTTATCCCAATGCAGATCAACAAGTTGCTCTTATTAATGGTGCGCGTGTAAATGCAACGCTACTAGGAATTTCTTTGGGTGAAAGTGATGATGACGTTCTTAATCTTCCCGCTGCTGTTGTCTTCCCAGACTTAATGCTTGGACCTATTGCACGCCCCACATCCTTAGATCTCGACACCTCACACTCTCTTGACCATCATGCTGAAATATTGCCGAATATTCCTGATGAAGAACCAATTTCCCCAAGTGACCCCAGATATATGTTCCTACAGAACAACTTCCCAGAAGTAGAACCGGAACACTACAGTAGACATATTGAATTATTAGCTTCTTTAGCAGGCATAGAAGCAGAAAACTTTGATCTTCTTCAACTCCCCATGAACGCATTTGTTCCTACACCTGCTCCTCAACCTGACTACCAACCTCTTTCTCTAGAAGAAGCCCAAGAAAGGTTTTCTGATATCTCTCCCGAGGCATACGCAGATCAAAATAATGCCTTTATTCGCAATCTTATAGAAAACTCACCTAAACGCTGGGATTTCGTAAACAGACTAAGAAACAACATTACATCAATAACTCCAAGTTTATCCTTGAGAAGAGAATGGTTCACGATCTTAGATGTGATAGTGAAAAAGTCCGATCCAGACCTGGAGGGGAAAGAAACGCAGGATCTCGCTCGAGCCTATTTATTCAAAATTTACTCTATTTTAAAGAACAGTGACGTCTCTCAAGAGAGAAAGCTAGAACTCTTAAAATACGTAGCTTCTTATAAGAATAGCCCCGCCCACTTATGGTTAGAGGCTATGCAACAAGAATTAGCACTACAAAAGGAAATTGATCCTAAAACAATGGCTTTTCACACTGAAGAAGGCGCTTGCGCAGCTGGAGTCTCTGGTATATCCTCAAGAAGAATTCTATTACCGACTCTTAAATCTAAACCAAGTACTAAAGAGTTCAATGACTACATTAAACTGCTAAAAAATCTCTTATCCCGCCCAGTATGCACTGAAATGGATAACATACATCTTGCTCCAACTAATGATGAATATCTTGAATCATTGACGAGGAATTCCCCTAAAACTTGGAAGCCAATTCGCGAGCCTTTAGAAAAACGAATTAAAGAACTAACACCCAATAGTAGTATTCATAATGCGTGGTCGAGAATTCTATTAGTTCTCTCAACAGCAAGGGATAGACTAATGAGTTCTCAAGAGGCTCAAGCTCTTTCTCAATCAACTATGTACCAGCTTCTTCAACTTTTAAATAATCCGAAAATACCTCAAGACAAAAAATTATCGATCTTAAGCAACATAGCCTCCTATAGCAACAGATGTGCTCCTACATGGGTAAGAACCACAGGTCAGGAATTACAAGCTATATTCAACGCTAACGATGTTTCCACAAACATTGTATTTTCTTGGGTACAAATTTTTAAAGAACATCTCCTGGCACAAATATGTAGAGACGAACGAGAATGGCACATAATGACAGCATTTAAACATCAGTACGGTGCCGAATTAGGATTAGACAATACGGGTGTATTTTTAGATACATACACACGAACTCTAGCAAGTGACAGGTACAGAACAAAACATGAGAACTATCTTCAAGAATTTCTGAATGCTTATGAAACTAGTGGTGAAGGCTTGGTCAATTCCGCTCTATCACAAGCCCTTGGAGGATCTCAGGATCAAATCCTAGCTCTAAGAGATATTATCCTAGCAGACTTAACGGCTATAGGCATCCCAGAAGAATATCGGGCGGACATTATGACGGAAGTTTTCTTCCCAGAAGACAACAATTATAATCCGTCTAGAGAAGCAATTCTTTACCTATTATTAAAAGAAGGGGTAATCACCGCTCAGGATCGTTCTAGCACACCTTAG
- the rpmF gene encoding 50S ribosomal protein L32: MAVPRNRHSNARKNIRRSHDAKKARHAAVCNNCKQAFIPHTVCTSCGFYNGKAVMTVEKK, translated from the coding sequence ATGGCAGTACCACGCAACCGACATAGCAATGCGCGAAAAAATATCCGAAGAAGTCACGATGCGAAAAAAGCGCGCCATGCGGCTGTCTGCAACAATTGTAAGCAAGCTTTTATTCCCCACACAGTTTGTACTTCTTGTGGTTTTTATAACGGGAAAGCCGTTATGACTGTGGAAAAGAAATAA